DNA sequence from the Blastomonas fulva genome:
GCAGGCTTCCGGCTGCGTTGCGCTTGCCGATGACAGCGGGTTGTGCGTTGCCGCGCTCGGCGGCAGACCCGGTGTCTACACCGCCGACTGGGCCGAACGGCAATGGTTCGAGGGCGAGCCGGGCCGCGACTGGTACATGGCGATGGGCAAGGTCGAAGGGCGGCTCGCGGAACTTGGCCCGGACGCTGATCGCAGCGCCTATTTCATCTGCACGCTCGCGCTCACCTGGCCCGATGGTCATGCGGAAATATTCGAAGGTCGGGTGACCGGCGCGCTGACCTGGCCGCCGCGCGGCACGCTGGGATTCGGCTATGACCCGGTGTTCGTGGCGAAGGGGTTCGACCAGACCTTCGCCGAGCTCGATCCCGCACACAAGCATAGCATCAGTCATCGCGCCGATGCCTTTGCAAAGCTGGTCGAGGCGTGCTTTTGAATAGCGGTACGCACCTCTTCTCTACCGCGAGCGGTAGGGGAGATGAGCCGCTCGCGCTCTACATCCACTGGCCGTTCTGCGTCTCCAAATGCCCCTATTGCGATTTCAACAGCCACGTCCGCGATGGCGTCGATATCACGCAATGGAAAGCCGCGCTGCTTGCCGACATGGCGCATGAGG
Encoded proteins:
- the rdgB gene encoding RdgB/HAM1 family non-canonical purine NTP pyrophosphatase, with product MAARKLEPGRLVIASHNQGKVREIRALLEPFGIEPVSAGDLGLAEPEETGTSFAENALLKAHASAQASGCVALADDSGLCVAALGGRPGVYTADWAERQWFEGEPGRDWYMAMGKVEGRLAELGPDADRSAYFICTLALTWPDGHAEIFEGRVTGALTWPPRGTLGFGYDPVFVAKGFDQTFAELDPAHKHSISHRADAFAKLVEACF